The DNA segment AAAAACTGAGGCCATCTGAGCATCCTGGTGCTTCTTGTGGGGCACTACAGCTTGTCACAGTCTAGGCCCCTGTTAAGAAAACCCTGCTCCATGCCTTTTGTTGCTTCACTATGAGTTGATTATGTgtccctatgctgaatatgggacacttgGCAAGATTACTCACTTTCAAGCAAGTTCAATGACAATCAAGCCGAACCATCCAGGACAAACATTCAAATTTACACCAGGTTGACTGAGCCCCTTAAAAAGAACTATTGCATTATTGGATTCTTTCTCTGTATTATCTGTAAGGCTTCAGGGTTGACACAGGGACATATCCATACCTACCCACTCACACCTGGGGCGAGGTCACATACATGCTCCCATATACCCCTCTTACATGGGGAATGATGATTGACTGAGCCTGCCTGGCAgtctccaccctccatgcctaACTGAGCCCCTGCAAATGACAACCCTTTCTTGGTACGGGGCATCACATCTTCCTCAGGCAACAAGGAGGGGCACACCAGAACGTGGcgagcagcagccttttggcactgtgcaggagggaaggggaaacaGCTGCTTTCGGCCACAAAAGTAGAGGAGACAGGGAAAAAAGACTTGGCCCCTGTCTTTGCACAGCTcatctcttctctcccctccctcttaACACTGGAAGCAGCTTGCCCCTTTCTGGCCGCATAACGTTATAAGTAactaacacctccaggctgctgctgttcaccAACATAACCCAGCCAGCTCCTGTTCCTTGGCTATGGTgtaggcaggaaggggttaacccCTAAGAAAGCATTGTGCACCAGGGCTCAGGGACCCTGTCTGTAGAGGCTTCAGAGAACCTGGTCAGAGagatggctcagcaggggagggtgccGAGGGGAGAGAGCAGCCACATACTTCCTGGGGGCAGGACCAGGGTGTGCTTGTGTGAAGAGGATGCTGCTGAATCTCAGGCTCCTATGGAGTCTCAGGTTCAGGACAATAACAGGCTGGAAAGTGCTTCCTCACCCATACTCCAGAGCTTAGTTGAGGGGCGAGGGGAGGCTTCTTCTTACCAGTGCTGTGGGGCTTTGCCAGAGACAGTGAGGGAAAGAGCCTGCCTGctaggctgttggtgagctgagtgCTCTGACCAGGGGTTGGTTCTTCACACAGCCCTGGATGGGGGACATGCCCCACGGAGGGGTATATGGACGATCAGTGCGACTAAGCGATGTGTGTTTGAAGGGACAAAGCTGGGAGAGGACAGCGGGGGGGGGCACCTAGCGGGCTGATGGGTGGACAACAGGGGTGACGTAACCAGATGTTACCTGGTGTCTACCTGCACTCACCACCCACTGCAGCTTGCAGCACAGAGCCAATGCTAGCCAGAAACAAGATGGGCTGGGTCCTGTTGGCCAACAGCTGGTGTAAGCCACAGACCTATAGGGTGTGGTTCGctgtcccatgtaatggcacTTAGTCcacttgcagagagagagagagagagcaagcgagagagagagtgtctcctCTAAAGCCTTAGCTCAGctacagctggcttttagcttaagTGGTAGAGGGTCATGCActcagctccagaggtcccaggtttgattttGCCTGTGGTGTTTCACAGGCAtgcagtgggggctgtgctgaCGGAGTGGCCAGCCCTGCATGCTACATCTTTGCCCCTTTTCCAGCCTTGCCCTCAGACACTGGATGCCGCCCATCCCCCAACGCCCTGGTGGGCGGCTGGCTGGCAAGGAGGGATCTGGTCAGCAGCAGGACTCTCCAGTACTGATGCAGAAGAGACAGagatatgggacaatttgcttgTTTTTAAGATAAAGTCAGGAAACCTGCAGGAGcacttaaatatgggactgtccctttaaaaatgagaTGTCTGGTCACCTAATCTCATCAAGAAGAACCTTTGTATATACAGCTATTACACTTTGCTCTCATTGTATTTCACGGTGGCTGCTCCACTGGTGTGTGCACTTCTGCCTCATCATGAAGCCATTATTGCACAAACTGCTGTAGTTAAAAAGCCACGTGAGCAGCAATCTCCTTGTGTCACTGAGTCCTAAGCTTAATCAGTGGCAGACTGTAAAAGGCAGGCTGTACAAACATCAAGAGTCTAACACTAAAAAGTAGTGATTAAAAGTCATAACATACATTCTGAAAAGACAAGGAAGTAGGGCAATTTTCTCCCCTGGACTTAGTGAAGTAAGGCTAAGGTAATAATTGACAGATAATGCTATAATTAAAGGAGTACATGTTGTACTTGGCAAGTCTAGGGCAGATTTCCCACCTCCTGGGGATCTTCcatctcattctttttttttttaaactagcccTGTAGtgttatttttctcatttgtttcaAGTAACAGTTTTTCCTATCCACAATGTAAGAGATATGTTCCATTGAAGAAATTAGCAGCCCTAAAGAACTGTATATTTTGTAAGAAAATTTGTGCTTAATTTGAAATTGTCTGCATCTAGGTTGAACCCTTTCCCAATATTGTGATTTAATTTAATAATATGCACTCTGGGACAGACTGCAAACCCTATCTGTATTCATAATAGCATGCAGTTAttcagccaggcagccccagggaagctgatgGGAGCAACCACTCACCAACGTGAGAGGGGGCTTGCAACCTGGCACCCTGTAAGACAAGGCAAGATGTTTCACAAGATGCTGTTTTGACAGAATACTACTATCTCACTCCTTAGCAATGGGGGAGAGAAGTgttataaaaaaatccaacacttTGCAAGGATTGCTTGATGTTGATCAATCCAAATCTGAAAAACACACACAGGAAAGCACAAATATACTTTATAGCTATTTAAGTAAATGGGGCATGATCTTCAAAGCAGAGATTTGTATGTTAGGTCTGTTTTACGCTAGGGACATTTGTACTGATACAAATGCCTAACTTAGACCACGCCATAATTTGAGCCATTGCTTGTCTTTTATTATACAATATTGCATCTGTACATAGTGGCCTAATGGCTAACACAGGACCTTCTAAAGGAAGGCATAGAGGGAGCAGAAATGCAGCCAAACTGCACACAAGAGTAGGAGAGAAAAGGGATGTATGTGTGGTATGTAGGTAAGTCCTAGCTCTAGAGCAAACATGGAACAAAATTAACTCAACCATGATTTAAGTGTGAGGCTCAACACAAAATATTTTGGATTGATTATCAGTTAAAATAAGAAGTGCACATCTAATAATGCTTAGCATGAATGGATTGTTTGTGTCGAATATCTTGGACAAATAAGCATTTAACATATTAATTTATAACAGTTGTTACTATATTTCCTAAAATATTACCAAATTACAGTATCTGCACAGAGAAAACTAGGTATTTCATAAGAGAAGCCATTCCAAAATACTTGTAACTGTACcaaaaaagaagaaggaaaaaaaaaagatgggcaaGACATTTAGCCCAAAATGGTGATTTTAATTTTACAAGTATGTTGTTTTATTGTGCTCCAAATTATTAAATTAGAATAGTCAAAATATAAAGTACAATATATTCTGTTTACACAACACAGAGTGCATATAGATAATGACTGGCAGACTGTAACTCAGAATTCCATGAAAAGAGAGTAAATTTTAAACTATAAACATCAGTAGTTATACAGTTACAGAATAAACCTTTTAAGACCAAATGCTGCGGGGACTTAACACATGCTTAGCTTTATAGTTTGTGAAGACTACTCACACTGTGTGAAGTTAAACACTTCAACACATCTATGCAGGATTAAGACTAATAATTGTTAGATTGTAAAGTTCATCTCTGTGATAATCCGAGGCATTGAAATTACTTCAGAGTTGTTAAAACAAACGCATATTatcaagtagtaacagagaggaagccgtgctagtctatacactatcaaaacaaaaagcagtcaagtagcactttaaagactagcaaaatagtttattaggtgagctttcgtgggacagacctacttcttcagaccatagccagacaagaacagactcaatatttaagagcaTATTATCAAGATTTGGCCAGTCACCACTTTGATCACTTACCTTTATTTAAGTTGATACTTCTTAAACCCAAAATCCTTTGCCTATTTGTCATATTAAGAGAGTAAGGTATTTGCTGCTGGGATTGTGATGTACATTATGCTTGTACAACATTGCAAGTATTGTGAAGCAATGTCAATTTGGTCCATACAAATTAACAATAGATGCATTTGCAAAACTACGAACTAATGATACTTTGAAATCCAAATATTTTGTGTTTTAGCTGGTGTATATCTGGTATGTCAAGATATCTGAAATATAGTTATATCAGTAATGTTTGAGATATTAATTTGCATCATGTAATTAAAGTATCAGTTGCCAGCTGGAGACAGATATAGGACTCTGAATATCAGAAAACTCACAACTAAGATGAGTGTGTGTAGCACATGTGGTGGTATTGGCAGAGATACAGTATGGGAGCTTTTTATTGGAGATTAGATATGGGAACAGATCTTAAAGCCATCTGGCCAACCTGATGGTTCAATATTAGCTGTTAACATGTAACTCGTGCATATCTTATATTTCTTATTTTAGAAGAAAGCAGCTGTCCTGTTTAGTTCTTTCTGCAGGCAACCAAACACTTAAACCCGCCATTTTCAATATTCAAGGGATGGTGGTTGTCTTGTGCTATCTATATTTCTGTAAATATCTAAAATTTATAAAACTATATAGTTGCCATATGAGAAAAAGGTCTTGCTGGCTAGAACTGATTTGTAAAGGTCTCTTTCCCAATGACAACCTAGCTCTCTAATACGGTATCTGACTTGAAAATATGGTTGTTGCAGTTTTGTCAGGAATCCAAGTTTAGCTGGTTTTAAAATTATGTTGTTTGTAGGTTTGGTGTCCTTCATTTAAAGATGAGCTGCTAATCAGACCTTAGCCAAACAAAAATTTGGGCAGCCTGATTAGCTCAAGGTGAGATATACTGGgccaaaaatgaaaaattgtcACTTTGTAAACATGACAGAAAAACAGAAGTGGGTGAGTTTTCTGTCTGAATCACTGCCTCGCTAAATTCCTCAGCTAGCTCTGCTTCCCCAGATATACTGCAGTTCTTGGAAAGTGTATGTGTCTAATTATGTATCTGCTCTCCCCAAAATACATCTCTTGTCAGTGGCATTTACAGGAAAATTGGGTAGGAGAGGAGTTTTAATTGTCATTCTTTGGTAGGGGTTATGAGTTTAGTCAGGACTGAAGTGCAAGTGTGCAGCTCACCCAGAAAGTAGTAAGTACATTTGACCTTTCCAAGTCAGTCATTTGGCTGTCCTGAACAGGGGgacaacaatttttttcagtttgggtGCTTATTTAATTATGATTACACTTCCTCAGTCATGTTTCTATAACGATAACAGTGACACTTACTATTCTGCTATACAGCTATTCTTTATATACAATGATACATATTACAATCTTTGAAATCAGAATTTTGTCTGAAAAATTATTCCAAAATCAGGCTCCAAATCTGCATCTTTTTATTATGAATGCTGATTACTTTTCATAGTTTGTACAGTACTGTATAGATTTTAATAAAAGTATCTTTGCAGTGGCTGGGTGAATTAATTGGCGGGAGCAGCGAAGGCACAGTGTAGATACTTGCTTCTACAATGCTTCCAGTTAGTGAGAGGAAATCTTAGTTCAGAAGTTCACtttaatgtattattttaatgTGCTGACTTTCCACTCCCAGCAATATCTACTAAATTCAGCCATTTATTTgagagggttggggcaggggaaagTCTCTGGTAGGCTGCAAGGGGCTTTTTGACTGCCTTGAATTATTGCAGCGGTTCTCAACCCATTTACTATTGTGGCCCACATAGGCAGCTTTAAATGTATTAtctgggccacatccacacaATATATAGATACTACCTGTATGTCTCTGAGGCTGTCACATGGGCCACAACTGTGTGCTGACTAGGCCATAAACAGCCCATGAATTGAGGATCACTGATTTATTGGCTGGGTGAGTTGAAATTTCTTCTTGTGTTTGTCTAATTTTACATTGCTGTGAGGTTATTATTTGCTTGTCCATCTAATTAACTGTTGGGGCATATTAAACTTTTGTCTGAGCTATATTACTTAAATCTGAATTGAACAGACTATGATTGAGAGTCTAATGTTCATGTCCCTATCAACAATGAATACTCAGCTGCTAGATCAACCGTAGGAGAATTTCTGAAAATATGGTGTAACACTGAGCACTTTCAGAAATCCTCTATTTTTCTGGCAGCTGTACTGGTACAAGAAATGCACGAACCAGATATAAACATTTGTACTACTGTGTTATCTAAGCTTATACTGAGCAGGGCTGGACAACATGTAGGGagaccaggtgtctggttttcagGCAAAACGTCCAGTCGAAAAGGGATCCTGGAGTCTCTGGTCAGCACCAGACTGTTGATTGTCCAGTTACTGGTGCCATACAGAGGTGCTGGCAGTCTCCCTGCTGGTCTCCATGGTGCACAGCTCCTGGGAAGCACCTAGCATGTCCCCGCTTCTCCCTTCTGGCTTCTAGGCATGCataggggcaggcagggggctccacacactgcccccaccccaagtgcaatctctgcagctcccattggccaatgaTTCTACTGTGCCCACCCAAAAGCTCATTGACTTTAACAGTTTAACCAAGAAAGATGTGGTTTCCCAATGCTTACTAATATAGGTGTAAACATCTTATTTTCTTTTAATCACAGCTGCAAACAACATAAAAGTTGTCAGGAGCAGTGTATGATTTTGTATAGAAAATTTAAGTagaaagaatatttaaaaatccagttAAATAATCATTGGCAGTCAATCAAGTTATTCCACTAGTACTATTATTGATATGGACACAGCTGGGTGGAGTAATTCAAATTTGCAGCTTTGGAGAATTTATTGAAACATGAGAACCCTGGACTGATATATAGAAAAGCTTCACAGTGATGTACCCTATTATATGCCAGATGATCATGCATATGGACAAACAGTTTATGCTGGGTGACTGATTGTAGGAATCCTACTCATAGATCCAGTGCATGACATATTCAATCACATcatctttctatttttaaaatatgaaatgatTTTTGTACTCTGATGACATCTGTCATATGGAGACTTACACGGTTTAATTTATAGGGCCAAATCTTGCAGTCCTTACTTAAATAGAACTTTCATTATGCAAATAGGAGTTCTGTCTGAGTAAAGGACTAAGGGGTTTAGGGTTTGGCTCAGAAAGCATGAATATGGGACAAGATTATACCCGCAACTCCTTTCTTTTCATGCCATTCAGGTGGTACAAAGTGGCTCATATCAGGCCCTACAAGCTCAGATACGAATTCTTGAAGCCTGGGAAAGCACTCAACTGGTATAACCTGTTTCTGTGCCCACCACACCCTGCCACTCTATGTAGGTCAAGTGTCAGAAGCAGAAGATGATGTACTGAAGGCTGGTCAGAGATAAAGCAACTATTCTGATAATTCTCAGTTGGCATATAGTCCTTTTATGGACCATGGCCAGCCTGTGTAAACCTCAGTAGTCCCCTCGGGCCTTCTTTTTTGTTATGGCTGTAGCAGCCATATTTGTGAATCAGGACCTAAAGATAATGCACTCTTTCCTGAGAATCTGGACCATTATATCTTGTATCTTACTAAAATCAAATTACTGGTTGTTACAGCCGTACCCTGAGTGAGAAACAGGTCTTCTAAGAATCTGCTGTGCTCCATAAACCTGTTGCTAAAGATGACTGGTGATACACAGTTTTATGTTAAAAttaggttgttgtttttttttttcaaatttcaagAGATCAAAATAAGCTTACCTAAAACTTTTTCCTCCACATGGTCCAAAATGGAAAAGTCATTGTATTTTTAGTAACagtgctactctatatactatcaaaacaaaaagcagtcaagtagcactttaaagactagcaaaatagtttgttaggtgagctttcgtgggacagacccacttcttcagaccatagccataacagaacaggctcaatatttaaggcacagagaaccaaaaacagtaactcagatggacaaatcagaaaaaaaattaccaaggtgagcaaatcagagagtagaggggtgggggtggggagtcaagaattagattaagccatgtatgcaaacgagcccctataatgacccaggaaattcccatcctggttcaaagcaCGCGTTAATGTGTCAAGTTtgcatataaaagagagttcagcagcctctctttcaagagtgttgtgaaaattcctcttcagtaagatgcaaattttaagtcattaacagtaTTTTTAAGTATTAGTTTTTCCATGCGGGGGAGTCTGCCTCCTGAGCCTTGAAATGATCCTTCTTCTAAAACCCAAACTAGACAAATCTCAGCTATGGATATCCCGTAGTAACGACAGTGAGTAATTATGTCTTTTATGTACATTACTTCAGTGGAAAGCTCCCTCATCTTAGGCAAGGTTTTCATTCACGTAAGAATTGCCTGGTAAGAATAGAAACTGCCCACACAATTCCTTTGAAGGCTGCACAGACATAACAGTACTCATTCATAGCTGCCCTATTTTAGGTGGCGGAGGCCTGAGTGTACACACTCATACATCTGTTCTCTGTGCACAGCCGCCACTGCAGTTCCTATTGCTGCAAGAAGGGTCATGCTTTGCAGTCTTTTCTCTACACACCTAAGGCTGGAAaccgtttttttttaaaatgaaagatgagTTCCTCCTCTCATCTcatgctgccaggagctggccctcagaaaataaaaaccttcccccatCAGGAATCTAAGCAACAATGAATTGCAGGCAGCTCTAAAACCTTCTGCCTTTTCCAAAAACTCACGTATGTCGGCAGCATCCTTGCAAAATAGCTTTTGTGTCTGTTTTTGCCTCCCCAGACCTGTGTCCCACCCgctgcctgagctctgctctTCAAGCAGTTGCGAGAACCTGCAGCCACCTGCACTGGGCTGGAAAGCCGGGGCCCTACAGGACTCTGCAGCACGCACTGATCAATGCCAATTAGTGTCAGTTCCCgttcactccccacccccaccccagacagagAAGGGAGAGACCAGGGTCTGCCCCGCGAGGAGGGGCCACGCTTCCCTCCTGTCGCCGCCAGTCcgagcccagcctgccccccacgtGGCGCGGTCCGAGAGCGGGCGACAGGGGGCGGCGCGGGTTGGCCCTCGCTAGGGGGCGGCTCCTCTCCCCGCTGGCCGCGCGCCGGTGCCGCCCCCATGACGGCGACACTGTAGGGGCGGCGCCCGCCCCTCGGCACAGCCGCGCACGGCGGGGAGAGCGGGCGGCGGAGGATGGCGGCAGCGGCGGCGCTCGGCTCCCGGACAGCGGCTGGAGTCAGCGCCGTCCCGAGCGGCTCATGGTGGCGCCCGAGACCCGAGAGCAACGGCCGGCCCGGGAGCGCCAGCTGAGCCGGATCCCGGCGGCACCgacccggccccggcccctctcGGCGCGGCCCTCGGGGAGCAGCTCCCGCCGGGGCCGGCCGCCTCAGGGCAGCGGCGCCGGGACGATGGGCGCCAAGCAGAGCGGCCCGGCAGCCAACGGCCGCACGCGGGCGTACTCGGGCGGGGACTTGCCCTCCGGCAGCGGCGGCCGCTCGGCGGGGGCCGGCGGGAGATACGCCCAGCTGCCGCCTCACGCGACCCCCGCGGGCTCGGCGGCGGGAGCTGCGGCCGCTCCGCCCGTGGCGGCGCCCCGGAGCAGGTCGCTAGCCGGGGCGGCCGCCTCCGGCACCCGGGCCGCCCAGTCCGCCTACAGCATCCCCCACAGCAGCGGCCCCTACGGCTCTCAGGACTCGCTGAGCGGCGCTGGCGAGGAGGGCGGCCAGGGCCGGCCCGCGGGGGGCGGAGGACACGGTGGGCCTCGGCTGGTGATCGGCTCGTTACCGGCTCACCTCTCGCCGCACCTGTTCGGAGGTAACGTCCCCGCCGCCGGGGGGAGACACTGTGGCCCCCTGCGGGCCGCCCTCCCCGGGGCTGTGAGCGGGGAGGATGCggtcttgggggggggggcggagaggCTGTGACACCCCCGTTCCTCCCCGTATGGGTGGGCGTGGGGGGAGGCTGCTATCCCCTAGGgaggtgtgggtgttggggggcggaGAGACTGCGCCCACCTCGTTCCCGCTTCGTGTGCTGGCTCGGGGGGAGGAGGACTGACgtcccctggctgcccttggccggggagtgtgtggggagggttaaGATTACCCTTgccaggtatgtgtgtgtgtggggggagactGCGGCCCTCCTGGCTACCCTACacctgtgtgggaggggaagacTGCGTCTCCCCGTGCTgactgtgcagggaggggggtggtAACTATATAACATTTCGGGCTATTCCTGCCTTGCCGGTAGCACGCGAGAGGCCACAGAGACTGACACACTCAGACGGAGCCTATGAGCATTATGCGGTTCCTCAAACATGTGCGCTTTGGGTAGCGGGTAGGCAGGGCGCTGGAACAACTTGTGCAGTGGACGTCGCAGCTAGacattgaatcaaactgtaaatcctgtgtGTGATGGAAAGGGCTTCAACCAATCGGTGTGGCAGCACCTATGGGGGTAGGCCTCCAACCCTTAGGATATAGGGAGAGACTGGTGGGGTTGATACCATGCATGGGGCCAATTCAGGAATCATGTAGGGTTttgtatttgggttttttttggaggggtgggggttttACCCTTATTGTCTTCTAATGCAGATCTCTATTCTAAAGGTAGGTCACTGTCCCTCATGTGAAAAGGACAACATACTCTTGTCAGCTTTCATTTCAGTGCACCTTTCTCAGTTGGTGAAAAACTGACTGTTCTAAGCTTCCACAGTctgattttctgtttgtttgtaaatTTCAGTATTATCAAATGGAAGTTACGATTTTTGTATAGCTCTTTTGAGTCTTACTTGGGAGAGTAGTTTGTGACTTTGAAGAGATTACAGAGaatctttgttttgtgaaaggGACAGTTTTCTTTTAGTTCATTCAGGCTTCAGTTTTATCTGTATGTGTTTCTGCTGCTGGTTCTTGACCATATATGCTTAAACAAAAATAAGGTCTGAAAGAGGAAGGAAGgattttaataacaaaatagGTCCCCCACCAGCAATGTAGTTAGCATAataaaaagtttaataaaaaaaaaaaagcttctctgTCCTGCCATTTTAGAATTTAATAGCTGTAATCTGTGCCTGTGTAAATACTCCTGGCTACTACTTACATAATTAGGATTTAATTGGCTCATGTATTCGTgcagtttattttaaatcagaCTGAAATCTGTTTTTAGGTACTGATTAAAATGTGGTTGCAGCTTGTTCCTGGATCTAAATCACTGAATTGTCTGTACTAAAAGTTGGTTTATAAAATAGAAGTTATTGTAATAGAAAATTTCTTTGAATTAGCTTATTTTTTCCATAAGAAGAAAATACGGAGATGGAGGGAGGAACTTAAAagcagtcttttttaaaaaaacaaaaacaaaaacacaaaaaacacagaaaaagcaGTGCTGTATTTTCTGAAAGACTGCATTGTTTCCTGCAGGCTATAGAAACAGAGAAAGAGGAGCAAAATATTGAATCCATTAAGAACAGTGTTAAGTGCTTTGTAAATTATTTGGAAAAGATTACTGCAGTTTTTCCTATTCAGAAGACTGTACAATAGTTTGTTTAAATGAAAGGTTCTGGTACTCAATATGCATTCTGTCTCCCTTTCAAATGTAGAATTTTAATTTTTAGGTAAGAATGTTGACTTCTTTCAATGTCATTTATTATGAAAGTTTTACTGCTGTTACAAGTAAACACAACGGTGCATCCTTCAATGTCTTAATTCTTTTTTTATAACTTTTAATTGTCTATATAAACTTTGATACGTGTGCAGTATCGCTTgggcaaattttaaattaaaaatagaatgAAGCCTGGAGTTTTGGGAAATGGAAATTTTGATGCAAGATCCCTGCCTGTGTGAACTTACTTTCACTTTTGATGGTGGTAAGTTAGACTGTGCATTATTTGCAGCTCTGTGATAACGTCGTTCTGTAATATTGAAAGTCTAGTTTTTTGTTTGAGATTTGTATCCTGCAATATAAGTGGCATAGAATCAAGAACAGCACATTACattaagagcccc comes from the Carettochelys insculpta isolate YL-2023 chromosome 2, ASM3395843v1, whole genome shotgun sequence genome and includes:
- the ZNRF2 gene encoding E3 ubiquitin-protein ligase ZNRF2 produces the protein MVAPETREQRPARERQLSRIPAAPTRPRPLSARPSGSSSRRGRPPQGSGAGTMGAKQSGPAANGRTRAYSGGDLPSGSGGRSAGAGGRYAQLPPHATPAGSAAGAAAAPPVAAPRSRSLAGAAASGTRAAQSAYSIPHSSGPYGSQDSLSGAGEEGGQGRPAGGGGHGGPRLVIGSLPAHLSPHLFGGFKCPVCSKFVSSDEMDLHLVMCLTKPRITYNEDVLSKDAGECAICLEELQQGDTIARLPCLCIYHKGCIDEWFEVNRSCPEHPSD